The genomic region ATGAGCTCGGGTGTCTTGATATCGCCGTAAATTTTCGCCGTCGGCATGAGGAGCACGCGGTTCGAGGCGTTGATATTGCCGATTATAAGTCCTTCAACGATTACGGATACCGCGTTGATATTCGTTTTCACCTTTCCGGTCGGTCCGATGTAAAGCTGGTCGGCCTGCAAATACTTTCCCTCAAACCTCCCATCAACCCTGAGCGATCCATTGATCAGGAACCTGCCGGTAAAATAGGAATTTTCACCGATGAGGTTGCTCGCGATATCGCCGCCGATCTTTGTTAGCGCCATTGCATTCCCTTTCCTGTCGTTCAGATTTCAGAAGCGTCGTAGATTTGCTGCAAAATGAACACCCCATGATTTCTCCATCCGGCACACAGGGGAGAAACCGCCGATCAACCGCCCGCCCTCGGAAGGATCATACGCACACGCGCCCGAACCCGGCGGGGAGGCCTGAAAGTTCGTTTATTCCGATAACGGGATAATACAATATGTCCGTCAGGGAAAATGTCAACAGCAATTATGCCGGGCCACCGTTTTTGTTCAGCGCGGCTTTTCAAGTTTTTTGATCTCCGGCAGGTTGATCACCTCGAGCGCCTCCTCGATGAACTGTCTCAAACGCTTCAGTGCCTCGGCAACGCTGAATCCGGCAAATGTATGATGGGTTTCATAATCCGCGTACGAAATGATCTCATCGTGATTGAGGACCATGGTGCCGCCGAATTCGGCATCGGACAGGAGCGAAGTGACGAATTCCCTCGCCTCCTTGAAAAATTCGTGGAGATCGAACAATAAAACGCGCCCCTGTTTGATACGCATCATCTGGAGCTGGCTGCTGTATTCCGGGGAACGGGACCTCCCGATATCCGAGATGGTTTGAGAGAACAATTCGAGAGATCTTCCGCACTGCTCGAGCCTTCGATACAGGGCGTCGCGTGTACCGGAGTTCGAAAAATCCAGTTTCGTGTGCTGGTCGGAAATAACGCCCCATACCCTCTCGCCGAAGTGTTTCATGATACTCGCGGCCCTGTTGATTTCCTCGTCACTTGGATACGGAGAC from Spirochaetota bacterium harbors:
- a CDS encoding polymer-forming cytoskeletal protein, which codes for MALTKIGGDIASNLIGENSYFTGRFLINGSLRVDGRFEGKYLQADQLYIGPTGKVKTNINAVSVIVEGLIIGNINASNRVLLMPTAKIYGDIKTPELIIQNGVILEGRCNISNDLKSSAKDLIETEYEKNKIIPEEFLGKD